A genomic stretch from Bordetella sp. N includes:
- a CDS encoding LysR family transcriptional regulator, with amino-acid sequence MLDSVSINQLRAFVAIADAGSFSGAARELKRAQSAISHAITALESALGVELFERNTRKAQLSAAGRSLLPDARAVIARTEEMKNRSGSIARTGVPQISMAVDVYFPRAHLVECLRKIQADAPTTSINLRMTTMQGGERLVLDGQCSFAITIIDVPEVNPSAIERRWLCDTQMVTVCAPSHPLAADAAAIPIDEFRRHVQLVVTDNQPDAQKTQMSVAGERQWLLNDLGAKHDFLVGGLGWGHMPEHLVADDLAKGRLVELERRAWHLRPLTFMVSRRRGEEESSSEASLLRLIGNLTGK; translated from the coding sequence ATGCTCGACAGCGTTTCCATCAATCAGCTCCGTGCCTTCGTGGCCATTGCCGACGCAGGGAGCTTTTCGGGCGCGGCTCGGGAGCTGAAACGTGCCCAGTCGGCGATAAGCCATGCGATCACCGCGCTTGAGAGCGCCCTCGGCGTCGAGCTCTTCGAACGAAACACGCGCAAGGCGCAGCTGAGTGCCGCGGGCCGCAGCCTCCTGCCCGACGCCCGTGCGGTGATCGCGCGTACGGAAGAAATGAAGAATCGCTCCGGCTCGATCGCCAGAACCGGGGTGCCGCAGATCTCAATGGCCGTGGATGTCTATTTCCCGCGTGCCCACCTGGTCGAGTGTTTAAGAAAGATCCAGGCCGATGCCCCCACGACCTCGATCAATCTGCGTATGACGACCATGCAGGGAGGCGAGCGTTTGGTGCTGGACGGACAGTGCTCCTTTGCGATCACGATCATTGACGTCCCGGAAGTCAATCCAAGCGCCATTGAAAGGCGTTGGCTATGCGATACGCAAATGGTGACTGTCTGCGCGCCGAGCCATCCCTTGGCAGCCGATGCGGCTGCGATACCGATAGACGAATTTCGCCGGCATGTTCAACTTGTCGTCACCGACAATCAGCCGGACGCGCAGAAGACCCAGATGTCGGTCGCCGGGGAGCGCCAATGGCTGCTGAACGACCTGGGTGCGAAACACGATTTTCTCGTGGGCGGCCTGGGTTGGGGCCATATGCCGGAACATCTGGTCGCGGACGATCTTGCGAAGGGACGTCTCGTTGAACTGGAACGGCGGGCCTGGCATCTGCGTCCCCTGACGTTCATGGTGTCGCGCCGGCGGGGAGAGGAAGAGTCTTCCAGCGAAGCCAGTCTGCTGAGACTCATCGGAAATCTGACTGGCAAATAG
- a CDS encoding SDR family NAD(P)-dependent oxidoreductase, translating to MTRLNGKTAVITGGATGIGLAAAERFIDEGAFVFIFGRRQDALDTALAKLGSNARAVKGSVSDEDDLDRLYAAVKAERGCLDIVFANAGAGGPLPLGQITARHIDDTFDTNVKGTIFTVQKALPLMGAGGSIILTGSSAGTTGAPGFTAYSASKAAVRNLARTWAEDLKGTGIRVNVLSPGATATELAKEALGEEGQNAYGAMTPLQRMADPAEIAAAAAFLASQDSSFMTASEVAVDGGLAQL from the coding sequence ATGACAAGACTGAATGGAAAGACCGCCGTTATCACTGGCGGCGCGACCGGTATTGGCCTCGCGGCTGCAGAGCGCTTCATCGACGAAGGCGCGTTCGTTTTTATCTTCGGCCGGCGGCAGGACGCGCTAGACACCGCCTTGGCCAAGCTCGGCTCCAACGCCCGCGCGGTGAAAGGCTCGGTTTCCGATGAGGATGATCTCGACCGCCTTTACGCAGCGGTGAAGGCAGAGCGTGGCTGCCTCGATATCGTGTTCGCCAACGCGGGGGCGGGTGGCCCGCTGCCGCTCGGCCAGATCACTGCCAGGCACATCGACGATACCTTCGACACCAATGTGAAAGGCACCATTTTCACGGTCCAGAAAGCGCTGCCGTTGATGGGGGCCGGTGGCTCGATCATTTTGACCGGCTCTAGCGCCGGCACCACTGGCGCGCCGGGTTTCACTGCCTACAGCGCGAGCAAGGCTGCCGTTCGTAACCTCGCGCGGACCTGGGCGGAGGACCTGAAGGGAACTGGCATTCGGGTCAATGTGTTGTCGCCTGGAGCGACCGCGACCGAACTCGCGAAAGAAGCGCTGGGGGAAGAGGGCCAGAATGCCTACGGTGCGATGACTCCGCTTCAGCGCATGGCCGATCCCGCGGAGATCGCTGCGGCAGCCGCATTTCTCGCGTCACAGGACAGCAGCTTCATGACTGCCAGCGAAGTCGCCGTTGACGGCGGCCTGGCCCAACTCTGA
- a CDS encoding NADPH-dependent F420 reductase gives MSYAIIGFGKIGHALARAFARKGIEVSVATTRAPESFASDAAAIGPEVIPATLADALKADTIFLAVRYESHPEVAKALSTWQGKTLVDVTNTYGVPPEELDGLPSSKYLARSFAGARLVKGFNHLGASVLDQDPAVKGGRRVVFLASDDDDAATDIAALAEELGFAPIKLGGLSEGGLLVHSRGKVWGPLIFKDLIKFS, from the coding sequence ATGAGCTATGCAATCATCGGCTTCGGAAAGATCGGTCACGCCCTTGCCAGGGCGTTCGCTCGCAAGGGCATTGAAGTCTCCGTCGCAACCACCCGCGCGCCGGAGAGCTTTGCGTCCGACGCCGCGGCCATTGGCCCCGAAGTCATCCCCGCGACACTGGCGGATGCCCTCAAGGCGGACACGATCTTTTTGGCGGTCCGCTACGAGTCTCATCCCGAGGTCGCGAAGGCGCTCTCCACCTGGCAGGGGAAGACCCTCGTCGATGTGACCAACACCTATGGTGTGCCCCCCGAGGAACTGGACGGGCTGCCTTCCTCCAAGTACCTGGCGAGGTCCTTTGCCGGCGCAAGGCTGGTCAAAGGCTTCAATCACCTGGGCGCCTCCGTCCTGGACCAGGATCCCGCGGTGAAGGGCGGCAGAAGAGTGGTGTTCCTGGCGAGCGACGATGACGATGCGGCAACAGACATCGCCGCGCTTGCGGAGGAACTCGGCTTCGCGCCGATCAAGCTTGGCGGGCTGTCCGAAGGCGGACTGCTGGTCCATTCGCGCGGAAAGGTCTGGGGGCCGTTGATCTTCAAGGACCTGATCAAGTTCAGCTGA